One Drechmeria coniospora strain ARSEF 6962 chromosome 01, whole genome shotgun sequence genomic region harbors:
- a CDS encoding MEAB protein — MADEMSIDTKPNPSHESDHSVNSTPERDQNSASASGNNAPHSQDPQQPKRKGGRKPIYATSEERKQRNRQAQAAFRERRTEYIKQLEETIRVHESNLQNLQVAHRNAAEECLMFRYKNSLLERILLEKGIDVHAELQAKTGSPDLRPNHALHNLVQPPPIQRSLMNRQHQPRRSISSIAPKVEPGTTPLNTALLPHKPVTSPTLRPTHSSHSSSPTTNIGPAFSPAPSDSISMRGSAGGLSRQGMPTPNANSAPRPRLLRTGRGQSSANGANYYPTPAFQAHIENMDHEYGCHTDMVDDSEINHPHGPASFNGGFNGHNQQTMLLSPTSTAPGQSISQPHTPNTSVPPQQFPSMTQLLDQNFEYDPFGLGASMAFPNHQHFHFDHANVR; from the exons ATGGCAGACGAGATGTCCATCGACACCAAGCCGAACCCTTCACACGAGTCTGACCACTCGGTCAATTCCACGCCGGAGAGAGACCAGAACTCGGCTTCTGCCTCTGGCAACAATGCTCCCCATTCCCAGGATCCCCAGCAGCCCAAGCGAAAGGGTGGCCGCAAGCCG ATCTATGCCACCTCGGAGGAGCGCAAGCAGAGGAACCGGCAGGCTCAGGCCGCCTTTCGAGAGCGCCGCACCGAGTACAtcaagcagctcgaggagaccATCCGAGTCCACGAGTCGAATCTTCAAAATCTACAAGTCGCCCACCGGAATGCCGCCGAGGAGTGCTTGATGTTTCGGTACAAGAACTCCTTGCTCGAGCGCATCCTTCTCGAAAAGG GCATCGATGTCCACGCAGAGCTCCAGGCCAAGACGGGCAGCCCTGACCTGAGACCGAACCATGCTCTCCATAACCTAGTCCAGCCTCCGCCGATCCAGCGGAGCCTCATGAACCGACAGCACCAGCCGCGCAGGTCCATTTCGAGCATCGCTCCCAAGGTGGAACCTGGTACGACACCGCTCAACACGGCCTTGTTGCCTCATAAGCCCGTCACCTCTCCCACCTTGCGGCCGACGCACTCTTCCCACTCGAGCTCCCCCACGACCAACATTGGGCCGGCCTTTTCCCCAGCCCCATCGGACAGCATCTCGATGCGCGGATCGGCTGGAGGCTTGTCTCGCCAGggcatgccgacgccgaacGCGAATTCAGCCCCGAGGCCCCGCCTGTTGCGGACCGGCCGTGGGCAGTCGTCAGCCAACGGGGCCAACTACTACCCCACGCCTGCTTTCCAAGCCCATATTGAAAACATGG ACCACGAATATGGCTGCCACACCGACATGGTTGATGACTCGGAGATAAACCACCCACATGGCCCTGCATCCTTCAACGGTGGTTTCAATGGCCACAATCAGCAGACCATGCTTCTCTCACCAACTTCGACGGCTCCTGGACAGAGCATCTCCCAGCCACACACCCCGAACACGTCGGTGCCTCCCCAGCAATTCCCTTCGATGACGCAGCTCTTGGACCAAAACTTTGAATATGATCCCTTTGGGCTCGGTGCTAGCATGGCTTTCCCAAACCACCAGCATTTTCACTTTGACCATGCAAACGTTCGGTGA
- a CDS encoding filamentation protein, which produces MRRAQTKGSHYVELLELARCDGNWDAVPELVRKVRKHAPERTYSYPLPPGLTLAAETECVISKATTAGARTSGVVPDLDIYARVPQLLTAIDEERVHVEEKFQAQVCVGWLHWVVGEYSLAIVRLPKRLEEFGTGLDPASLTFEWTHVCALKSAYLRANCLMRESKRKEALAALESVVPALNRALTSEVRKQLRYWSELFLTELCLLLSDAIDDGEAPLDDALTLAPLRNWARYWEAMRAPKPGGYGFKGSVPRRQIWLVYYMALSCILKNNLPYEAGFVEGLPLPTGVSWRSQLRAELKYVEMTYRTMLLAETHFPRADEERSEVEALVKQVMENWSILCGRGWRDDDLGHGGRAAISRGVLDTLYSAATRTYHSNAILRSLFTVHLSVAEFDLAFKALDSYLGIVKKSKARADKTGEVEANMDDDGTILEIMSLGIMALCRYGNEQAGEKARHLGGQLEDWLSKLTRLKDGEDAQGRTSEDMRKSDSSHPVAPSTLALAWQAIGLSHAHWSRLTHEAGSRMEIQSKAIRCLRQSLAAERGRPNDVRGCFCLALLLAERRELTTAVELTKTVLLSSKKADESGRLQYGSHWQERSLIPLWHLLALLMSARQDYAMAFMACEAAFEQFEDPTMLFGSTDANFRSEHLNDAGVGGALPESRRGLVDEMDDGEREAILEVKMTQLALTELTEGPETAVNSSHELLTLFSRLFGNVTAEEVTGRHRPAPPKSSGTLRSMRGSIFGTKVDRSRPPTRDPSASTISEKSGVMVSRPATAQGKPMIQVTEEENGNHDGGPKSRRASSTHGLGSAPRRRNSLKKRNRSGSEARMDSQGGTLQEATASDGDTYFTSAAEPDLAGAFFLPSKPSGAALLPSNGKAAVATATGSKSAECAETSAEGSSASPPLLPLVQFSKEKQRAQRVTILVKVWLTIAGFYRRAQMLDDAKGAIAEAQKLVQALESEASGDSLRGRGGGSQAGAGWAETKSIDELWGDVWSELGLVSVAQDDPVTGRSDFEYSLTHWPNHPVATVGLCNILLDIYSEEILPTPAMAPLESGMDGDGGESWASSEPSKRPKGETTEGLPSTPLGLGPSFGDSLTPATRAQATTSPGDDGNDDELPAPYKASRLPLVDRLAARDRAFTLLSGLTRLGSGWSYSDAWFALARAHEESGQADKAKEVLWWCVELEEAMGVRDVRCLGGGRYVT; this is translated from the exons ATGCGACGCGCCCAGACCAAAGGTAGCCACTAcgtcgagctgctggagCTCGCTCGCTGCGACGGCAACTGGGATGCCGTTCCCGAGCTCGTCCGCAAGGTCCGAAAGCATGCACCGGAGAGAACTT ACTCATATCCTCTCCCTCCAGGCCTCACACTGGCCGCCGAGACCGAATGCGTCATttcgaaggcgacgacggccggcgctCGAACCTCTGGCGTCGTTCCAGACCTCGACATCTACGCCAGAGTCCCCCAGCTCCTGACCGCCATAGACGAGGAGCGGGTACATGTCGAAGAAAAATTCCAAGCCCAAGTCTGCGTCGGCTGGCTGCACTGGGTCGTTGGAGAATACAGTCTAGCCATCGTTCGCCTGCCGAAGCGGCTCGAGGAATTTGGCACCGGCCTTGACCCGGCCAGTTTGACGTTCGAATGGACCCATGTATGCGCCTTGAAGTCTGCCTACCTGAGGGCGAACTGCCTCATGCGCGAGTCCAAGAGGAAGGAGGCCCTCGCTGCGCTCGAGTCTGTCGTGCCGGCGCTGAATCGCGCCTTGACGAGCGAGGTCCGAAAGCAGCTGCGCTATTGGTCCGAGCTTTTTCTGACGGAGCTCTGTCTGCTTTTGAGCGATGCCattgacgacggcgaggcacCCTTGGATGACGCCCTCACGCTCGCGCCACTTCGCAATTGGGCCAGGTACTGGGAGGCCATGCGGGCACCCAAGCCGGGAGGCTACGGCTTCAAAGGTTCCGTTCCGCGAAGGCAGATCTGGCTCGTCTACTACATGGCTCTCTCGTGCATCTTGAAAAACAACTTGCCTTACGaagccggcttcgtcgaAGGCTTGCCCTTGCCTACCGGCGTATCATGGCGCAGTCAGCTTCGGGCCGAGCTCAAATACGTCGAGATGACGTACCGCACAATGCTCCTGGCCGAAACCCATTTCCCGCGAGCGGATGAAGAAAGAAGCGAAGTGGAGGCATTGGTCAAGCAAGTGATGGAGAACTGGTCCATTCTGTGCGGCCGAGGGTGGCGAGATGACGACTTGGGCCACGGGGGTCGTGCCGCCATCAGCCGTGGCGTTCTCGATACCCTCTACAGCGCGGCGACTAGGACGTACCACTCGAACGCGATCCTCCGCTCCCTCTTCACCGTTCACCTGTCCGTGGCCGAGTTCGACCTCGCCTTCAAAGCGCTGGATTCCTATCTTGGCATCGTCAAGAAGAGCAAGGCTAGGGCGGATAAGACAGGTGAGGTAGAGGCGaacatggacgacgacggaacgATTCTAGAGATCATGTCTCTCGGCATCATGGCTCTCTGTCGCTATGGGAACGAGCAAGCCGGGGAAAAAGCACGACACCTCGGCGGGCAGCTCGAGGACTGGCTGTCCAAACTGACGCGACTCAAAGATGGCGAAGACGCTCAAGGCAGAACGTCGGAGGATATGAGGAAGAGTGATTCGTCGCACCCCGTGGCACCATCCACACTGGCATTGGCCTGGCAGGCCATCGGCCTCTCCCATGCCCATTGGTCGAGGCTGACGCACGAAGCCGGGTCGAGGATGGAAATACAATCCAAAGCCATCCGCTGCCTACGGCAGTCGTTGGCTGCAGAGCGTGGTCGGCCCAACGATGTCCGAGGCTGTTTctgcctcgccctccttctcgCCGAGCGACGGGAGCTGACGACGGCAGTGGAGCTCACGAAGACGGTACTCCTGTCCAGCAAGAAGGCGGACGAAAGCGGGAGGCTTCAATACGGATCGCACTGGCAGGAGAGGAGCCTCATCCCGCTGTGGCACCTGCTAGCACTGCTGATGAGCGCCAGGCAGGACTACGCCATGGCCTTCATGGCATGCGAGGCCGCATTCGAGCAGTTTGAGGATCCCACCATGCTTTTCGGCAGCACGGACGCCAATTTCCGCAGCGAGCATCtcaacgacgccggcgtcggcggagcCTTGCCGGAGTCTAGACGCGGATTGgtggacgagatggacgacggggagAGGGAGGCCATCTTGGAAGTCAAGATGACGCAGCTGGCCCTCACCGAGCTGACGGAAGGCCCAGAAACGGCGGTCAACTCGAGCCACGAATTGCTGACGCTGTTCTCGCGCCTGTTCGGCAATGTCACGGCAGAGGAGGTCACGGGCAGGCACAGGCCAGCACCACCGAAGTCGTCGGGAACGTTGCGGAGCATGAGAGGCAGCATCTTCGGGACCAAGGTCGACCGGTCGAGACCGCCAACGAGAGACCCGAGCGCTTCGACGATCAGCGAGAAATCGGGGGTCATGGTGTCGAGACCAGCGACGGCGCAGGGCAAACCGATGATCCAggtgacggaggaggagaacggcaaccacgacggcgggccAAAGTCGCGGCGGGCCAGCTCTACGCATGGACTGGGGAGCGCACCCAGGAGGAGAAACAGTCTCAAGAAAAGAAACCGGAGCGGAAGCGAGGCCAGGATGGACAGCCAAGGGGGGACTTTGCAGGAGGCAACCGCCTCGGACGGGGACACCTACTTCACGTCTGCGGCCGAGCCCGACCTGGCAGGTGCCTTTTTCTTGCCGAGCAAGCCCTCTGGTGCGGCGCTGCTTCCGTCGAACGGGAAAGCGGCGGTAGCGACGGCCACAGGGTCGAAAAGCGCCGAGTGCGCGGAGACGTCGGCGGAagggtcgtcggcgtcgccacccTTGCTTCCGTTGGTGCAGTTCTCCAAGGAGAAGCAACGGGCGCAGCGGGTGACGATCTTGGTCAAAGTCTGGCTCACGATCGCGGGCTTTTATCGTCGCGCGCAGATGCTCGACGATGCGAAGGGTGCCATTGCCGAGGCCCAGAAGCTCGTTCAGGCGTTGGAGTCGGAAGCGAGCGGAGATTCGCTGCGCGGTCGAGGTGGCGGGTCCCAGGCCGGTGCCGGCTGGGCGGAGACGAAGAGCATCGACGAACTGTGGGGTGACGTCTGGTCGGAG CTCGGCCTTGTGTCTGTGGCGCAGGACGACCCGGTCACCGGCCGGTCCGACTTTGAGTATTCCCTGACGCATTGGCCTAATCATCCGGTGGCGACGGTCGGACTCTGCAACATCCTGCTGGACATTTACAGCGAAGAGATTctcccgacgccggcgatggcgccgctCGAGAGTGGCATGGACGGGGATGGCGGCGAGtcgtgggcgtcgtcggagccgagCAAGAGGCCGAAGGGTGAGACGACCGAGGGCCTGCCGTCCACCCCCCTCGGACTCGGGCCGTCCTTTGGCGACAGCTTGACGCCGGCGACTCGGGCGCAGGCGACAACGTCCCCgggtgacgacggcaacgacgacgagcttccCGCCCCGTACAAGGCGTCTCGGCTGCCCCTCGTCGACCGGCTCGCGGCCCGCGATCGTGCGTTCACCCTGCTGTCGGGCCTGACGCGGCTCGGCAGCGGGTGGAGCTATTCGGATGCCTGGTTTGCCCTCGCGCGCGCGCACGAGGAGAGCGGACAGGCGGACAAGGCAAAGGAGGTGCTGTGGTGGTGCGTCGAGCTCGAAGAGGCCATGGGCGTGCGGGACGTGCGTTGCCTCGGGGGCGGCCGCTACGTGACGTAG